The Petrotoga mobilis SJ95 genomic sequence ACTCGTCAGTAGAAGTGAGAAAAATTCCCTTGAAAAAAGAGGGATCTTCATTTTTCAACCAAAATATCTGGTTGTTCTCATTTTGGATAAAAACATCCATTGTGAAATCTGTTGAAGTAGCGATTAGCTCCCTAAGAGATTCTAAATTTTCTTTTAAAAAGATATTCTTTAAAATCTCATCCCAATTAACTTTATTCATTTCTTGTCAGCCATCCCCAAATAAAAATCTTTGGAAAACTCTTTAACTTTCATTCCTTCGGTTATTGATTTTGAAATCAACCAAGCGGACCGGATACTCTTTTCACGTCCGTCCATAAGACAAACTCTGTAAATATTATAGCCAAACAAAGAAAGGACAGGGTTTATAGCTATCAAATCCGTTTTTACATAAATATTGCCTACAATAAAAACGATTATAGCAAAAGAAATCAATTCTTTTATGCCACCCATATTGATAAAAGGCAAGATATAAACAAAAATATAATCCAGCAGCCTCACATTCTGCGATTCTACTTTCTCAAATTTAATGAACTTTTCCTCGGCATTCGTCTTAGCAGAAATAAAAAGAACCAAAGAAACAACAAAAACAAAAATCGAAAAAAAACTAAAAAATAAGAACAAAACGTTCCCAAAATTATTAATGGCAAAGATAACAAAAAGAGGCAGATACGAAAGCAAAAACAAAAAAGATTTAAACAATGTATTGATCATACAAAAACCTCCCCAATGAGGAAATCTATTAATCTTAATAAATCACATATTCATAATTATAACATTAAACCCAACTTTTAATTCTATATCACCCTTCACCTCCATGTAGAAAGCGGTTGTTTCTTATGATATAATAAATCGGGGATAATAACAACAAAAGTCTTTATAATTTCAAGGTGAAATTTTATGAAAATTCTGATCATTGGTTACATGCATCCAAAATTTGACAAAAGAGTATACAGAACGGTTAAATCCCTTTCTAAAGTTCATGAAGTTATTTATCAATATTGGACTAATAAAGACGACAAAGAATATACAGATGGAAATATTAAATACCTACCCATAAAAGAAATCAATGAAACAATAGGCAATCCATTAAAAAAGCTTATTAATAGAAGGCCTCTCGATAAAAAAATATGCGATTTGGTAGCCGAAGAAAATTACGACATCTTATACATGCATCATTTTTTAGCAAGCAAACCTTTGGATCCTTTTAAAATAGCAAAAAAAAGAAATAAAAAAATCGTTTACGATATTCACGAATACCATCCAGAAAACTTTTTAGCAGAGTTAGAAGGGATGATTGGAAATTTAAAAGTAAAAACCGTCTGGAGGTTCTTTAAAAAGCAATTAGATCTCTCAGATCTGGCAATATTCGTCTCAGAAGAAACAAGAAATGATGTTGTTAACAAAACGAACATAGATAAAGAAAAAACCTATATTATACCCAATTACGCAAATTTTATTATAAAACCTGATATTCAAAAAAAGAGAAAAGAAATTGTCTTAGTTGGTAAAGTAACAAGAAAGATAGAAGATGAGAAAAAAATATTAAAATCTTTAATCGAAAAGGGTTTTAGCTTCAAGATTATAGGAATGGATTCGAAAGAGTTTATGGACATAACCCATGAATCTACAGAATTTTTACCTTACGATGAAATGATGAATGAACTATCCAATTCCCTGTTTTCTCTAATTTCTTACAACACCGTCAAAAACAGAGATTATAAAAACGACATTTACGCCTTACCTCACAAGTTTTACGATTCCTTAGCTGCAGGCACCCCCGTTATTGTAAAAGAATCTTTTGTTTCAATGGCTAAACAGGTAGAAAATTTAGGCTTAGGAGTGGTTATAGATCCATCTAAAGTGGAAGAAAGTGTTGAAAAAATCACTAACGCATACAAAAATTACGAAAAAATTATAAAAAACGTTGAAAAACACCAAAAAGAATTTATATGGAATGAAGAAAAAGAAAGGAATTTTCTTAACTTGATATCTCACATAACAACGTAATCCATACTTTAGTGATATCTGATTTCAGAAAGAGTAGTGAAAAAAGCTATTAAAAAAATAGATAACAATATCATAACGATTTACACTATAAACAACATTATAGCAACAAAAAAGTTCAATAGTTGATAAAAGAGGAGGAAAGATGTAAATGACAGCTATCAAGGTAGGGATCATTGGAGCAGGAAGCGCAGCATTTTCTTTAAGATTGGTTAGCGATCTTTGTAAAACAAAGGGATTATCAGGGAGTCTAGTATCCTTAATGGATATAGATAAAGACAGATTGAACGCAGTACACATGCTTGCTATGAAATTTGCAGAAGAGTTCGGAGCGGATTTGAGGTTTGAAACTACAACAAACGTTGAAGACGCAATAAAAGACTCAAGTTTTGTTGTAAATACTGCCCTTGTTGGAGGGCACAGTTACTTTGAACAAGTAAGAAAAATTTCAGAAAAATACGGATATTACAGAGGAATAGACTCACAAGAATTCAACATGGTTTCAGATTATTACACAATAAGCAATTTCAACCAATTAAAGTTTATGCACGATGTTGCAAAAGCTATTGAAAGAATATCCCCTAAGGCATGGCTTTTGCAGGCGGCAAATCCTGTCTTTGAATTGACAAATTTAATAACAAGAACGGTTCCAATAAACATGGTTGGAATATGCCACGGCCATCATGGAGTAGACCACATAATTGAAAAATTAGGCTTAGATGCAGAAAAAGTTGAATGGCAAGTAGCAGGTGTAAACCATGGAATTTGGTTGACAAAATTCATGTATGAAGGAAAAGATGCCTATCCACTCATTGATGAATTATTAGAAAAAGAGGTTGAAAACTTCAAACCCACCAATCCATTCGACGATCAACTCTCTCCAGTTGCAAAAGATATGTATGAATTCTATGGAAAAATGCCCATTGGAGACACAGTCAGGAACGGAAGTTGGAAATATCATTACAACCTCGAAACGAAGAAAAAGTGGTTTGGAGAACCATGGGGAGGCGTTGATTCAGAGTTAGGATGGAAATGGTATCAAGACAGACAAGCAGAGATTGCAATAGCAATGCAAAAAGTTGCCAAATATTTCCAAGAGAATAAGAACGCCAAATTACTTTCAAAAGATTCACTCAATGAAATTATCTCTCAAACCAAAAACGATGTAAAAGAAGAACTCACAAAAGAAATATACAACTTGTTAGATCCTCAAAGGAAAAGCGGCGAACAACATATATTGTTGGCAAATGCCTTATTAAACAACGAAAAAGTAGATCTCGTTCTCAATTTACCAAATAACGGTACTATACCTGGAATCCCAGACGATGTAGCCGTGGAGATTCCTGTGTATGCAGACAAAGATGGAATCCATCGTTACAAAATAGATCCACCACTTCCAGAGAGAATTAAAAAGATGTACTTATACCCAAGAATTATGAGAATGGAATGGGCATTAGAAGCATTCCTAACTGGAGATAAAAAAGTACTCGAAGAATTTTTGATCAGAGATCCACGTACCAAATCTTACGACCAGGTAGTAAAAGTTTTAGAGGAAATCCTTGCTTTGCCAGGTAATGAAGAAATGAGGAAGCACTACAGCAAATAATAGTTTAATTAAGGGGGCTAATGCCCCCTTAATTTAATAAACAAATCTATCTAAATTTTGTATAAATCTTCGTTATAAGTGTATTTTTACGGTCGATTATGATGAATTATTTTGAAATAACTCTTAGATTCTGTGATTATGTTAGTTTTATATACCACTATATTACTTATATATTGTGTTAAAATTGTATTATAACGTTAAGTTTAGAATTATTAATTCAAAAAGCAATAATACAGGAGGTTACAATATGCTAGAAGAGCAATTAAAAAAAGAAGTTGCAGAATTTGCAAAATTAGTCTGGGACAGAAAGCTAACGGATGGTACGGGTGGAAACATGAGTATAAAATATGGAGAAAAAATATATATCACTCCCACATCGACCATAAAACACTTTCTAACTGAGAAAGATATCATCACCATAGATAAAAACGGGAATAAAATCGACGGACTCAAGAAACCTTCTTCAGAAAAAAAAATGCATATAAAAATATACGAAAAAGCAAATGATGTAAACGCAGTTATTCATGCTCACCCAATGTATGCTACCTCTTTTGCAATTACCTTTGAGAAATTACCTATAAACGCTCTTCCAGAATCTTCTTTAGTATTGGATCCAATAACCTATATACCATATCAAATGCCTGGAACTCAAGAATTTGCAGATGCCTTCAATGAAGGTTTAGAAAAGGGATCTCGGGTATTCGTTCTTCAAAACCATGGTGTCACGGTTGCAGGAAAAGACATGAATGAAGCATATGTAAAGTTGGAAACTTTAGAATTTCTCGCTCAAGTTTCATTTGTTTCTAAACTCTATTCAAATGTGAACGAAATACCAGAAGAAAAAATAGCTGCATTCAAAGAATTTTTCAGAAGAAACAAGGCGGACCAATGATAGAGTTAACTGAGATAAAAGTGAAAAAATAATTTTGATAATTTTGAAGGTGTGAAAAATAAAAGTTAAAATTCCATACGGTAAAGAAGAAAAGATTTTAGATTTAGATAAAAACTTAAATGTTTCTTTATTAAAAAAGCGTGAATTTAGAGGCTTGGGGGAACTCTTTGACATTGAGATGATGAAATCGTTAGGTCTTCCCTTTGGTACCCGTTCTCTTTCAACCTTAGCAAAAAGAAAAAAGGATTGTTGCATAGTTATTTCTGACACCACAAGGCCCGTACCAAATTCTCTAATTTTGCCCTACATAATCTATGATGTGAGGTTTGCTGGCATTAAAAAGGAGAATATAACAATTTTGATCGCAAATGGTTCACATGAACCGGTTCCAGAAAGTATGTTTGAAAAATTAGTTGGTAAAGAAGTTTTAGAAGAAAATATAAAAATAATTAATCACGATGCATACGATGATACTCAATTGAAGAAGATTGGAGAAACCTCTTCTGGTTGCCCTGTTATTGTGAATAAAAAATATTTAGAAGCGGATTTAAAAATCTGTACAGGTTTAATAGAACCCCATTTTATGGCAGGATATTCAGGAGGGAGAAAATCAATCTGCCCGGGAATAGTTGGCATCGAAACCTTGAAAGTATTTCATGGCGTTAAGGCGATGGGAGATCCAAATTCAAAAAGTTGTCAGTTAGAAAATAATCCTGTCGATGAGATCGCTAGAGAAGTAGCTTCAATGGCTGGGTGTGATTTCATAGTAAACGTTTCTTTAAACGAGAAAAAAGAAGTTGACGGGATTTATGCAGGTGATATCTTTGAAGCTCACGAAGTAGGTTGTAGAATGGTAGCATATACTTCGATAGTGAAAATTAAAGAACCCGTTGATATAGTTATAACCTCAAATGGTGGATATCCTTTAGACCAAAACTTTTATCAAACGGTTAAAGGTTTAGTAGAAGCTTCAGAGATTTTAAAACCTGATGGAGTAATAATAATGGCTTCAAAATGCGAAAAAGGTATCGGGAAAAAAGAGTTTAAAGAATTGCTTTTAGAAGTAAAAGAAAAAGGAATAAAAGAATTTTTAAAAAGCCATGATTCACCAGAAACTTTCAAAAGTGATCAATGGGAGGTACAAAAGTTAACTCAAGTATTAGAGAAAACGAAAAACATTTTCATGTTGTCGTCGCTGGATGATGAAGAGTACAAATATACTTTTTCAACTAAAATCAATACTTTAGAGGAAGGATTAAAAAAGGCTTTAAAATTAAAAGGGCGCGGCGCCAAGATAGCAGTTATACCTGAAGGGCCCTATGTTGTTGGAAAGATAAAAAATTAAAAAGGAGCCAAGTTTAATGGAAATATGCGTATTAGTCAAACAAGTACCTTCCACTGACAAGGTACAGATAGATGAGGAAACTGGAACAATGATAAGAAGTGAATTAGAATCCGAACTCAACCCATTGGATATGTACGCAGTCGAAGAAGCGGTGAGAATTAAAGAAAGCACACCACAAACTAAGATAACGGTTGTAACGATGGGACCTCCTTCAGCAGAATATGCACTAAAAGAAGCAATATCCATGGGATGTGATGAAGGGGTATTGTTAACCGATAGAAAGTTTGCCGGTGCAGATACCTTAGCAACCGCTTATACATTGAGTCAATATTTAAAAGACAAACATTACGACATTATATTTGCCGGTGAAAGGGCAACAGATGGAGAAACAGGTCAAGTGGGACCATCCGTTGGAACTCAGTTAGATATTCCTATACTAACCTACGTCAACAAGATAATTAACATAGCAAACGACACGATAACAGTTCAAAGGGCTGTAGAAGGTGGAAACGAAATTATTCAAACTGGGTTACCGGCTTTAATAACGGTTGTAAAGGAGATAAACGAACCCAGGCTACCGAATTTAGAAAACAAACTAAAAGCTAAGAAAAGTAGTATAAAAATAGTAAGTAACCAAGAGTTAAAAATAGAGGAAGGAAAGATAGGACTTAAAGGATCTCCAACAAGGGTTGTAAAGGTATTCTATCCAAAGATATCAAGAAATGGTGAAAAGGTAATAGTAAAAACTCCACAAGAAGCCTTAGAAAAAATAACAAACTTTCTAAAAGAAAAAGGCGTGATATCATGAACCAAGAATTCAAAGGTGTATGGACAGTAGCGGAAATAAATGATGGAAAAATAGAAACAGTATCGTACGAATTGCTATCATGGGGAAGGGACTTAGCCACAAAATTGAATGTTGAACTATCAAGTGTAGTAATATCAAACAAAGTGGAGAATTTAGATAGCCTTATTCAATATGGGGCTGACAACGTATACTATGTTGAAGATAAGAAACTAGAACATTTCTATCCTGATGTACACACAAACATACTCAAAAAAATGGTAGAAGATTTCAAACCTGAAATAATACTTGCATCTGCAACTACAAGGGGAAGAACTCTCATGCCCGCTCTTGCTGCAAAATTAAACACTGGCTTAACAGCTGATTGTACGGACTTTGAAATAGAAGAAAAAACAAGATCTCTGATACAAATAAGGCCTGCTATAGGTGGAAACGTGATGGCAAAGATAAAAACAATAACAAAACCACAGATGGCTACGGTAAGACCTAAATCGAAACTACCTTTAGCTAAAGACGAAAACAGG encodes the following:
- a CDS encoding electron transfer flavoprotein subunit alpha/FixB family protein, yielding MNQEFKGVWTVAEINDGKIETVSYELLSWGRDLATKLNVELSSVVISNKVENLDSLIQYGADNVYYVEDKKLEHFYPDVHTNILKKMVEDFKPEIILASATTRGRTLMPALAAKLNTGLTADCTDFEIEEKTRSLIQIRPAIGGNVMAKIKTITKPQMATVRPKSKLPLAKDENRKGKITKIEYDEELFRSKYTWIEFKKDESSVQPLQQADVIVAGGKGLKKPENFKYLQNLSKKLKGAVGATRAVVDMGWIDYSHQVGLSGKTVSPKLYIAIGISGAVQHLAGISSSKYIIAINKDPEAPIFKISDLGIVCDALDILPLLEKEIKSGDQNE
- a CDS encoding class II aldolase/adducin family protein, with the protein product MLEEQLKKEVAEFAKLVWDRKLTDGTGGNMSIKYGEKIYITPTSTIKHFLTEKDIITIDKNGNKIDGLKKPSSEKKMHIKIYEKANDVNAVIHAHPMYATSFAITFEKLPINALPESSLVLDPITYIPYQMPGTQEFADAFNEGLEKGSRVFVLQNHGVTVAGKDMNEAYVKLETLEFLAQVSFVSKLYSNVNEIPEEKIAAFKEFFRRNKADQ
- a CDS encoding nickel-dependent lactate racemase family protein; its protein translation is MPYGKEEKILDLDKNLNVSLLKKREFRGLGELFDIEMMKSLGLPFGTRSLSTLAKRKKDCCIVISDTTRPVPNSLILPYIIYDVRFAGIKKENITILIANGSHEPVPESMFEKLVGKEVLEENIKIINHDAYDDTQLKKIGETSSGCPVIVNKKYLEADLKICTGLIEPHFMAGYSGGRKSICPGIVGIETLKVFHGVKAMGDPNSKSCQLENNPVDEIAREVASMAGCDFIVNVSLNEKKEVDGIYAGDIFEAHEVGCRMVAYTSIVKIKEPVDIVITSNGGYPLDQNFYQTVKGLVEASEILKPDGVIIMASKCEKGIGKKEFKELLLEVKEKGIKEFLKSHDSPETFKSDQWEVQKLTQVLEKTKNIFMLSSLDDEEYKYTFSTKINTLEEGLKKALKLKGRGAKIAVIPEGPYVVGKIKN
- a CDS encoding glycosyltransferase, giving the protein MKILIIGYMHPKFDKRVYRTVKSLSKVHEVIYQYWTNKDDKEYTDGNIKYLPIKEINETIGNPLKKLINRRPLDKKICDLVAEENYDILYMHHFLASKPLDPFKIAKKRNKKIVYDIHEYHPENFLAELEGMIGNLKVKTVWRFFKKQLDLSDLAIFVSEETRNDVVNKTNIDKEKTYIIPNYANFIIKPDIQKKRKEIVLVGKVTRKIEDEKKILKSLIEKGFSFKIIGMDSKEFMDITHESTEFLPYDEMMNELSNSLFSLISYNTVKNRDYKNDIYALPHKFYDSLAAGTPVIVKESFVSMAKQVENLGLGVVIDPSKVEESVEKITNAYKNYEKIIKNVEKHQKEFIWNEEKERNFLNLISHITT
- the aglA gene encoding alpha-glucosidase AglA, whose amino-acid sequence is MTAIKVGIIGAGSAAFSLRLVSDLCKTKGLSGSLVSLMDIDKDRLNAVHMLAMKFAEEFGADLRFETTTNVEDAIKDSSFVVNTALVGGHSYFEQVRKISEKYGYYRGIDSQEFNMVSDYYTISNFNQLKFMHDVAKAIERISPKAWLLQAANPVFELTNLITRTVPINMVGICHGHHGVDHIIEKLGLDAEKVEWQVAGVNHGIWLTKFMYEGKDAYPLIDELLEKEVENFKPTNPFDDQLSPVAKDMYEFYGKMPIGDTVRNGSWKYHYNLETKKKWFGEPWGGVDSELGWKWYQDRQAEIAIAMQKVAKYFQENKNAKLLSKDSLNEIISQTKNDVKEELTKEIYNLLDPQRKSGEQHILLANALLNNEKVDLVLNLPNNGTIPGIPDDVAVEIPVYADKDGIHRYKIDPPLPERIKKMYLYPRIMRMEWALEAFLTGDKKVLEEFLIRDPRTKSYDQVVKVLEEILALPGNEEMRKHYSK
- a CDS encoding electron transfer flavoprotein subunit beta/FixA family protein — its product is MEICVLVKQVPSTDKVQIDEETGTMIRSELESELNPLDMYAVEEAVRIKESTPQTKITVVTMGPPSAEYALKEAISMGCDEGVLLTDRKFAGADTLATAYTLSQYLKDKHYDIIFAGERATDGETGQVGPSVGTQLDIPILTYVNKIINIANDTITVQRAVEGGNEIIQTGLPALITVVKEINEPRLPNLENKLKAKKSSIKIVSNQELKIEEGKIGLKGSPTRVVKVFYPKISRNGEKVIVKTPQEALEKITNFLKEKGVIS